One Hyphomonadaceae bacterium BL14 genomic window, AGTTCCGCCATTACGGCCTGCCGTTTCCCGACCTCGTGTCCGAGGGCAATATCGGCCTGATGCAGGCCGCTGCGCGCTTCGAGCCGGAGCGGGGGGTGCGCTTTTCCACCTATGCCAGCTGGTGGATCCGCTCCTCGATCCAGGACTATGTGCTGCGCAACTGGTCCATTGTGCGCACCGGCACGACCGCCGCCCAGAAGTCGCTGTTCTTCAATCTGCGCCGCCTGCGTGCCCTGATCCGCGATGTCAGCTCCGGAGCCCTGACGCCTGAAAACCGGGCCTATGTGGCCCAGGCGCTGAAGGTCGGCGAGGATGATGTAGAACAGATGGCCGCGCGGCTGTCGGCGGTGGACCGCTCGCTCAATGCGCCGTTCGGCGAGGATGGTGAGGGCGAGTGGCAGGACTTGCTGGCCAGCGAAGCGCCCAGTCCCGAAGCGTCCGTGATGGAAAGCCGCGACACGGCCAAGCGCAGCGAATGGCTTGGTGCGGCCATGGACCGGCTGAACGCCCGCGAGCAGCTGATCATTCGCGAACGCCGCCTGCGCGAGGACAGCGTGACGCTGGAGCAGCTGGGCGAGCGCCTGGGCATCTCCAAGGAGCGCGTCCGCCAGATCGAGCACCAAGCCCTGTCCAAGCTGCGCAAGGCGCTGGTGGAACAGGTCGGCGATCCGGCTGAAGCCGGGCTGATACCGACCAGCTAGCCGCTCAGCCCACGTGCAGGAGAGCCAGCGCGCCCGCCAGGACGACCGCCAGCAGCGCCCGGCGTACGCCAAAAGGCTCCTTCAGCACGAGGGCGGCGAGCACTGCCCCGAACACGATAGATGTCTCGCGCACAGCGGCGATTGGCGCGACCGGGGCGATGGAAAAGGCATAAAGCGCCAGCCCGTACGTGGTGATGTTGAAGACAGACGACATCGCGGCGCGGCGCAGCTCGGGCCGTGCCTGCGCTGTAAAGCGCCGCCCGCGCCGGACCAGAGCCGTCGCCGTGAGGGTGGTGGCGCTCAGGACAAAGAACCAGGCCAGATAGCTCAGCGTCGACCCGGCGGCGCGCACGCCTGAGGCGTCATTGACTGTATAGCTGGCTGTCATCACCGCAGCGGACAGGGCAAACGCCAGCGCCGCGGCCTTGGGCGCGCCCCCTCGTTCGGGCCAGGCGAAGGCGGCAAGCGCCGCTGAGGCCAGCGCCAGGCCTGTCACGGAGAGCGGGCTCAGCGGTTCACCAAGGACGATGACCGCAAACAGGCCCGCCAGGGCCGGGGCCGCACCGCGCATCACCGGGTAGACCAGATTCATCTGGCCGCGGGTCATGGCGGAAATCATCAGCATGTTGAACGCCCAGATGATCCCTGCGCCCAGCAGCAGGAAGCGCCACGCCTCCCAGGGCGGGAAGGGTGCCAGGACCAGGAGCGGGCTGAGCAGAACGGCGCAGATCATCATCGACACCGCGCGAAACACCAGCATGTCGCCTGCCTGTTTGGTGAACAGCGTCATGCCTGCGTGGGCCATCGCCGACCCCAGCGCCGCCAGCAGCGCAATCAGTGGCGTCTCGGTCACCCTCTGCGCTCCCAGATCAAGCCTTGTCGGAACGCAAACGGCCCCGCACAGGGCGGGGCCGCGATTGCGTCAGGCATCAGGCGCACGCGCGCTCAGAGGCCGGGCAGCTTGGGGCGCACGCGGCGGCGATCGCGGGTGATCTCCACCTGGCCACCGCCTGTGATGGCCGCTGCGCGGGTCAGTTCGTCTTCATAGTCGACCGGATCGCGGCCGTGGCTCTCCAGGCGGTCATTGTCCCGCCAGAACAGGATGCGGTCGGCAATGGACGGCGGCTTGCGAACAATGGCGGCGGTTTCGCCATCGATCAGGGCACGCACATCCGGGATGGCGTCGGCCGCACCGGCACGCTGGGCGAACAGGATTTCGGCATCGGTGGCGTTCGATGCCGAGAGGTCACCAAACAGGGCCCGCCGGGCGGCCTGGTCCTGGAAAATGTCTTCGGGGCGCAGCTCGCCCGGCCGCGGCGGGCGCAGATTGAACTCTGGCGGCACGGTCAGCGGCGCGATGGTCACCGTGCGAAACTCGTCCGGCACGGTCTTGTCCGCGCCCAGCGCCTGACGGACGCCGGAGGTGCAGGCCGAGGTGCCGAACACGGCGGCGGCTGCAATGATGAGGGCTGTGCGTATGTGCATGACGGGTACGCTCTTTCTCAGGACTTGGTGCGGCTTCAGCCGGGTTTGTAACAGAGCCGGGGCGCGTCTGGCCAGTGCGCCCGGCACCCGGTCTAGCGCCGGCGGTCGTTGATCAGAAGGTCGGCCAGCATCACGGCAACGCCGATGGAGATCGCGGCGTCGGCGATATTGAAGACGAAGGGAAAATACAGCCCCGAAAAATCGAGAAAATCGGCGACAGCTCCATAGGCGAGCCGGTCGATCACATTGCCGATGGCGCCGCCAATAATCAGCCCGAAGGCAGCAGCCTGAAGCACGCGTTCTGCACGCATCATCCACACGGCCAGGAAGCCGGCTACGGCCAGCGAGACCGCCACCAGGATCAGGCGCTGCCACAGGCTGTCGGCGGCGAACAGGCCGAAGCTGATGCCGCGATTCCACACCATCGTCAGATTGAACCAGGGCGGCAGCACCAGGATCTGGCCCGCTTCGGGAAGTCCTGATGCGTAGAGGATCCAGGCCTTGGACGCCTGATCGCCGGCCAGCACAGCCACAGCGGTCAGAAGCCCGATCAGGGCTGGCGCCGAAAACGTCCGGCGTCGCGCGAACATGAACTTCATGCGCCTGTCGTCCTCCTCCCCCGTCCTGATTGGCTAGCAGGCCCGGGCGCTGCGGTCCAGTGACAGAGCGCTCATGCGCCCAGCAGACGCCGGGCTGCCTCGCAGTCTGCCGCGATTTGAGCCTTCAATGCGCCTAGGCCTTCAAAGCGTTGCTCGGGGCGCAGGAAGGCGATCAGGGCGCAAGAGATAACACGCCCATACAGGTCTGCGTTGGTGTCGAACAGATGCGCTTCGAGCCGCGCCTGCGTTCCGTCAACGGTGGGCCGGCGCCCGATATTGGCCACACCGGGGATGGCTTCGCCCCCGCCCAGATCAACGTGCACAGCGTACACGCCAAAGGCCGGGCGAACATAATCGCCCAGCGCCACATTGGCTGTGGGAAAGCCCAGCGTGCGTCCGCGCTGATCGCCCTGGCTCACCACGCCTTCAATGGCGAAGGGGCGGCCCAGCAGTCCGGCGGCGCGCGCCGGATCGCCCGCCCTCACGGCCTGGCGTACATCGGATGAGGAAATCTTGCCCGATTGCCCCTGCGTGCTCACCGGCTCTGCGATGGCGACGGTCAGACCGCGCGCCGCCCCCAGGGCCTGAAGCGCCTTCGCATTGCCGGCTCTGTCCTTGCCAAAGCAGAAATCGGTACCGGTCACCACGCCTTTCAGGCCCAGCCCGTTATCGAGCACCTCGGCCACGAAGCGTTCCGGCGTCATCGCCGCCAGAGCGCGATCAAAGGGAATGTGATGGACCAGCTCGGCACCCGCCTCACCCAGGGACTTTGCCCGCTGGCTGTCGCTCATCAGGGCAAACGGCTCGCCGCCAGGCTGGAAGATGCGGCGCGGGTGCGGGCTGAACACGGCGGCGGCGGGAGGGGCCTTGAGCGCGTGCGCCAGCGCGGCGGCCTGCGCCATCACGGCCTGATGACCGAGATGCACTCCATCGAAGTTGCCCAGCGCCGCCACGCCGCCGCGGGCACTGCCGGGCAAGCCGGTATAGCCGTGGAAAATCTGCATCAGCCCGGTCAGGCGCTCGCCGGACGGCGCTTGCGCACCACGACCTCGGCGTCTGCCTCCATGCAGGTCTGGCCATCCACTTCGCAGACGCAGGCGAGTTTCACCTTGCGCGCCTTGATGTCGATTTCGACCACGGTGGCGCGCGCCACAACTGTGTCGCCAATGCGCACCGGGCGCTCGAAACGCATGGTCATGCCTGCGAAGACAGCGCCGGGACCGGGCAGATGATTGCCCAGAACGCACGAAATGAAGCTTGCCACCAGCGCCCCGTGTGCGATGCGCCCGCGAAACGGCGAGCGGGCGGCGTAGGCTTCGTCCATGTGCAAGGGGTTGAAATCACCCGACACTTCGGCGAAGCGGCGCACCGTGTCGTCGTCAACCAGACGCGATATCTCCGCGGTCTGGCCGATCACGAGTTCGTTGATTCCGAAGCCTTCGCTGCCGGTCATGTGAGCGCCCTTTCTGCTCTGGCGCGGTGTTTAACCGAATTTTGATTGTGCTTGTCTAGTTCTGTTTGCGCGCAGGGCGATCACCGACACCAGTCCGGTCGTCTGCGGCGGGTGTCAAAACAGGTAGGAGGCTGAGGTAATGGCCGTCGAGATGAGTATGCCGATCCTGGTGGTGGATGACTACAAGACGATGGTGCGCATCATCCGCAACCTGCTCAAGCAGATCGGATTTGAGAACGTGGATGAGGCCAGCGATGGGGCCGAAGCGTTCGAAATGATGAAGAAGCGCAAATACGGGCTTGTGATCTCTGACTGGAACATGGAACCGGTGACCGGCTACGAGCTGCTTCAGAATGTGCGGGCAGACGAGGCGGTGAAATCCACCCCGTTCATCATGATCACGGCTGAATCCAAGACCGAGAATGTGATCGCCGCCAAGAAGGCCGGTGTGAACAACTATATCGTGAAGCCGTTCAATGCCGGCACGCTGAAGGCCAAGATGGCCGCCGTGATCGGCGATTTTTGATTTCAAGTTTTGAATCCAGGGCCTGCTCAAGCGCGGTAAACGCGCCGGGCACTGCGCGTTCTGAGGGAAGGATAGTCCATGCCTGCAGCTGAAGTCGCCGCGCGCGTGCGCGCATCCCTCTTGTCGGTGAAAGCCGCCGACCTGAAGGATGCCCAGTTGATGGATGTGTTGCGCCTGGCGCAACAACTCACCGACACCATGCAGATGTTCTTCGGATCGCTCGATCAATCGATCCATGCCGAGTTCAATGACATCGCGGCCTATATCGCCCGCACGCGCGATGAGATCGCCCAGCTGCGCCCGAACGATATCAAGGAGCAGCGGATCCCGGTCGCCGGTGCCGAACTCGAGGCTGTGCTCGGGGACACTGAACGCGCCACTGAACTGATCATGACCGAAGCCGAGGCGATCATGTTGCTCAGCCAGGACGACCCGTCTGCCTACAAGGCAGAGGTCGACGCGGCCATGACGCGGATCATCGAAGCGTGCTCGTTTCAGGATCTCGCGGGCCAGCGTGTGTCCAAAGTGGTGGCTTCGCTGCGCCATATCGAACAGCGCGTGTCGCGCTTCGCCGCCACTATGGGCGTACATGATGCCGAAGCCAGCGAGGAAGAGCGCGCAGAAGCCGAACGCCGCCGGCAGCTTCACCTCAATGGTCCTGCCATGGGCGGGCCGGAAACCGGTCAGGACGATGTCGATGCGCTGATGGGCATGGACCAGGACGCCATCGACGCCCTGTTCGACTAGCATCAGCGCCAATCGTTTCAGAGTGAGCAGAGGCCGGCGCGTTCACGCGCCGGCCTCTGCTATGATGGGCCTGTGATTCCCCTCGCAAGCGGAGGCCTGTGCGCCCGCCATGTCCGCCCTGTTGAGCGTCAAGGCGTCGGTACTGTTCCCGATGCCGCTGCCCGAGCCGTTCGACTATGCGGTGCCTGACGGCGTCGAGGTCCGCCCCGGCGACCACGTGATCGCGCCGCTGGGCAAGCGCTCAGCGGCCGGCGTGGTGTGGGCGGTGAGCGCCGATGACGGATCGCGCACGCTCAAATCCATCGAAGCGGTGATCGGTGGACCATCACTGAGCGAGGCGACCCGGCGCTTTGTCGACTGGAGCGCGCGCTATCTGGTGGAGCCGCCCGGCGTGGTTCTGCGCGCGGTCCTGCGCAGTCCGGGCGCGCTTCGGCCTTCGCCCATTGAAACGGTTTACCATCTCACTGGCGCACCCCTCGCCCGCCTGACGCCGGCCCGCCGCGCCGTGCTGGACGCCGCTGCGCAAGGCCCGGCCACCGCGGCCGAGCTGGGCCGCCGGGCGGGTGTGTCAAGTTCAGTCGTGTCAGGGCTCGCCGGGGCGGGCGGATTGCGGGCCGAGGACATCGCCACCGACCCGCCGTTCGGGGCTCCCGATCCCGAGCAGGCGGGTCTGGAGCTGACCGATCTGCAGGCCGCCGCCTCGGCGGCCCTGCGCCGCATGGCGGCGGCAGGCGGGTATCAGGCGGCCTTGCTCGACGGCGTCACCGGATCGGGCAAGACGGAGGTGTATTTCGAGGCCGCCGCCGAGATTCTGCGCCGCGAGCCCGATGCCCAGGTGCTGGTGCTGCTGCCCGAGATCGCGCTCACCCAAGCAGTCACCCGCCGTTTTGAAGCGCGCTTCGGCGCGGAGCCCGCCGTCTGGCATTCGGGCCTGTCCGACAAGGCGCGCCGCCGCGTCTGGCGCGAGGCGGCGTCCGGACGCGCGCGCATCGTGGCCGGCGCGCGCTCGGCGATCTTCCTGCCCTTCGCCAGATTGCGTTGCATCATCGTCGATGAAGAGCATGACCCGACCTACAAGCAGGACGAGATGCTCGCCTATAACGCCCGCGATCTGGCCGTGGTCCGCGCCAAGATCGCGGGTGCCCTGTGCGTCCTGGCCAGCGCTACGCCCTCGATGGAAAGCCTCGTCAACGCCGAGACCGGCCGCTACGTGCATGTCCGCCTGCCGGCCCGCGCTGCAGGGGCGACCTTGCCGGAGATCGCGCTGATCGATCTGCGTGAACATCCCCCTGAGACCGGCGAGTGGATATCGCCCGCGCTGGCGCGCGCTGCCGCCGACACGCTGGCGCGGGGCGAGCAGGTGATGTTCTACCTCAACCGGCGCGGCTACGCCCCGCTGGTGCTGTGCAAGGCCTGCGGCCACAAGATGAAAAGTCCCGAAGCCGACCGCTATCTGGTCGAGCACCGCTATACCGGGCGTCTGGTCTGCCATGTCACCGGCTTTTCCATGCCGCGGCCCGAGGCCTGTCCGTCCTGTGGGGCGAAAGACAGCCTGATCAGTGTCGGCCCCGGCGTCGAACGCGTCGCCGAGGAGGCGATCCGCCGTTTCCCCGATCAGCGCGTGGAGGTGTTCTCCTCCGATACCGCGCAAGGCCCTGACGCCGTGCGCGACATGGTCGCGCGCATGGAGAGGGGGGAAATTGATATTCTGGTCGGCACCCAGATCGCGGCCAAGGGCCATAACTTTCCGCGCCTGACTCTGGTGGGCGTGGTGGACGCCGATCTGGGTCTGGCGGGGGCTGATCTGCGGGCCGGTGAGCGCACCTACCAGACCCTGGTCCAGGCGGCGGGGCGGGCCGGGCGCGCCGACCGGCCCGGCCGGGCGCTCCTGCAGACCTGGAACCCGCAGCACGAGGCGCTCCAGGCGCTGGCCGCCGGGGACCGGGAGGCGTTTCTGGGGGCAGAGCGGTCCGTGCGGGAGATGCTGCGCCTGCCGCCGTTTGGACGCCTCGCCGCGATGATCCTGTCGGGGCCTGACCCCGAAGCGCTGGAGGCTATCGCGCGCACGATCGCGGCGGCGGCGCCGCTGGCGGATGGGGTGGAGGTGTTCGGCCCTGCCGATCCGCCGCTGGGCGTCGTGCGCGGGCGCTGGCGCAAGCGCTTCCTCGTCCAGGCTGACCGGCAGGTGGATATCTCGGCCTATATGCGCGCCTGGGCCGCGCGGTTCAAAACGCCGCCCTCGATCCGCGTGAATCTCGATATCGAGCCGTATTCCTTCCTGTAGATACCGGCTTTGCAGGGTGGCGCACGCCTGTTTTCCTTGACCTGACCGGGCGCACTTGTATTGTCCCGCGCTTTCCAGTCACCCGGCAGGCTTCATCATGAGCAATCGCGCCGCAGCGGCGCCCGTCGCCATCGTCATGGGATCGCGTTCGGACTGGCCGGCCATGAAGGCCGCCGCCGCCATGCTGGACGCCCTTGAGGTGGCCTATGACGCGCGCGTGGTCTCCGCCCACCGCACGCCGGACCGGCTTGTGGACTTCGCCAGGGGCGCAGCAGCGGCGGGTGTGAAGGTGATCATTGCCGGCGCGGGCGGCGCGGCGCATCTGCCGGGTATGGTCGCGTCCATGACCTCCCTGCCGGTGCTGGGCGTGCCGGTACAATCCAAAGCCCTGTCCGGCCTCGATTCGCTTCTGTCCATTGTGCAAATGCCCGGCGGCGTGCCCGTGGGCACACTCGCGATCGGCGAGGCGGGCGCCAAGAATGCCGGCCTTCTGGCCGCCTCTATCCTGGCCTTGTCCGATCCCGCCCTGATGGCCCGGCTGGAGGCCTGGCGTGCGGCCCAGACCGCTTCGGTACCCGACAGCGTCGAGGACTGAAGTGAGCGCGCTGAAGCCGGCAGACCGCATCGGCATTCTCGGCGGCGGCCAGCTGGGGCGCATGCTGGCGCTGGCGGCGGCGCGGCTGGGTCTCGACGTGGTGATCTATGATCCCGAGCCCGATTGCCCGGCCTCCCGGGTGGCGGCGGAGCATGTGCGCGCGCCCTATGAGGATCTGGAAGCGGTCGCCCGCTTCGCCCGCTCCGTGGCGGCGGTGACCTTCGAGTTTGAAAACGTGCCGGTTGAAAGCGCGCGCGAGGCGGCCCGCCATGCGCCGCTGAGGCCCGGCGCGCAGGCACTGCAAACCGCGCAGGACCGGTTGACGGAGAAGACCTTCCTCAACACCCATGGCGCGCAGACGGTGGATTTCCGCGCCATCGACAGCGCTGGAGACGCGCGCGCCGCGCTGGCGGAGCTCGGCGCCCCCGCCATCCTGAAGACAAGGCGCTTCGGCTATGACGGCAAGGGCCAGGCCGTGGTGCGCAGCGCGGATGAGGCTGCCGCCGCGTTTGAACGCTTTGAGTCCCGCCCGGCCATCCTGGAGGCGTTTGCGCCCTTCCGCCGGGAGCTGTCGGTCGTGGCCGCCCGGGCCCTGGATGGCGAGGTGCGTGCCTTTGCGCTGTCGCAGAACCACCACGCGGGGGGCATTCTGCGCGAGAGCCTGGCACCGGCCGATGTCAGCCCGGCGGCTGAGGCGCGCGCCGGCACCATCGCGCGCTCCATTCTTGAGGCGCTCGACTATGTCGGCGTGATCGCGGTGGAGCTGTTCGAGCTGGAGGACGGGTCGCTGCGGGTCAACGAGATCGCCCCGCGCGTCCACAATACCGGCCACTGGACCATGGATGCCTGCCAGACCTGCCAGTTTGAACAGCATATACGCGCCGTCGCAGGCTGGAGGCTGGGCGACGCATCCGCGCACGCGCGCGCGCGGATGGTCAATCTGATCGGGTCTGACGCCGATGACTGGCCGCGCTGGCTCGCCGTGCCGGGCGCGCATCTGCATCTCTACGGCAAGCGAGAGGCCCGTCCCGGCCGCAAGATGGGACATGTCACCGTGACCGGTCCGCTGGATCAGGACTGACGGGCTTCAGCCGCGTCCAGTTCCTTGCCATTACGGGTCAAAATGCGCGTGGCGGCCAGATCGCCGGTGACGTTGACCGCCGTGCGCGCCATGTCGAGGAAGCGGTCCACGCCCAGGACGAAGACCAGCCCCTGGGGCGGGATGCCGAAGCTGACGATCAGTCCGGACAGGATGGCAATGGACACGCCCGGCGCGCCGGGCGCGCCGATGGAGGCGGCCACCAGCGTGGCCACCATGAAGGCGACCTGGAACGGGTCCAGGCTCACCCCGGCGATCTGGGCCACGAAGATGACCGCACACGCCTGATAGAGGGCGGTGCCCGCCATGTTCACCGTGGCCGCCAGCGGGATCACGAAGCTCGCCGTGGACGAAGGCGCATGCAGCTTTTCCACCGCTGTGCGGATGGACAGCGGGATCACGGCGGCTGACGACGAGGTGGAGAAGGCGAGGAGTTGCGCCTCGCCCACGGCGCGCTGGAAGGCCAGAGGGCTCATCCGTCCGAATGCGGCAACGCAGGCGTAATACAGCAATAACAGCCCGGTCAGACCGGCCAGAACTGTCGCGACATAGGCCCCCAGCGCCACCAGCGATTCTGCGCCCAGACGGGCCAGCAGCTGCGCGGTCAGGCCGAATACGGCGTAGGGCGTGATGTACATCGCCCACTTGACCACGGTCATGGCCACTTCCAGCAGGCCTTCGAGCACCCGCAGCAACGGATCGAGCCGGGTCTTGTTGGGCGAGGTGACATAGGCGGCGCCCAGGAAGATGGAGAAAATCACCACCGCCAGCATCTCGCTCTCCACCATGGAGGCCAGCGGGTTGTCCGGCACAAGTGCCGCAATCATGCCCGGTGCCTCCATCGCCATCTGCGCGAACGGATCGGCGCTGGCGGCGGCCTCTGCCGGATCCGGGCGCAGGCGCGGGACCGGGACGGCATCCACGGCGACCAGCGCGCCGGGTTTGAAGGTGAGGGTCAGGACCGGGCCCAGCGCCGCCGCCGCCGTGGTGGTGGCCCCGACGAAGACCGCCAGCCTGCCGCCCACGGCACGCAGGCGGGCCGGGTCGGCCGCGCCGGCGGCGAGGCCCAGAATGATGGAGCTCGCCACCAGGGGCATCAGCACCATCTTGATCATCGCCAGGAAGATATGGCCGGGCAGGGCCATCCATTCTCCCAGCGTCGCGGCGACGCTGCGGCTGACCAGTCCCGCTTCCGGTCCCAGCATCAGCCCGGTCCCCACGCCCAGCACCAGCCCGATCAGAACCTGCGCCCACAGGCGCGACCGCACCCAGCCTTCCAGCTGGCGCGTGAGCATGTTGTAGCGGATGCGCCGGGGCGGGCGTGGTGTGATCATCGTCATCCTTTCTGCGGCCTGCGATCCGGTACGCATCCGGGTCAGTGTCATAACATGATGCGCGCTGTGGATCGAAAGCCGGGCCGGGTGCCCAGACATCAGCCGACGGTATAACGCACGCTGCGGTCAAAAGGGCTCAGCTGCAATTCATTCTCATGCGCTCTGGACCGGGCCGTGCGCTTCCTATAGCTGAGAATGCCTCTCAAGAACGCATCCGGGAAGTCTCATCGCCATGAAAACCACGCTTCTGTCGAGCGCCGCTGTCGCGCTCCTCGCCGCCCCTGCCATGGCGGATGCCGCGGCCAACACGGACGCAGCCGTCAGCACCGATACCATCGTCATTGTCGGCCTCAAGGGCGATGTGCGCGAGGTTGCCGGCTCGGCAGCGGTCATCACCACGCAAGAGCTTCAGATCCAGGACTACAGCGATCTCAACCGCGTGCTGCGCGCCATACCCGGCATCAATATCCAGGAAGAGGACGGCTACGGCCTGCGCCCGAATATCGGCTTGCGCGGGGCGGGCCTCGACCGTTCGGCCAATGTGCTGATCATGGAAGACGGCATCCTGGCGGCACCGGCACCCTATGCCGCACCCGCTGCCTACTACACGCCCTTCATGGGCCGCATGGCCGGGGTCGAGGTGATCAAGGGCGCAGCGGGCGTGCGCTACGGCCCACGAACCCAGGGCGGCTCGATCAATCTGTTCTCCACGCCCATCCCGGACAGTTTTGCCGGACGCGTTGCGGTGACGGTGGGTGAGGAAAGCGCGCGGCGCATCCACGCCTGGACCGGTGGCATGACGCAAGCCGCGCCGGGTGTGCGCCTGGGCGGGCTGCTGGAAGTGTTCACCGACACGGCGGATGGCTTCAAGACCATTGATTTTTCGAACCAGGGCACGGGCTTCGATCTCGCCGACTATGGCGGACGGCTGCGTCTGGAGATCGACGCATCCGGCGTCACCCACAGTTTCGAGGCGCGTTACCAGACCTCGGACGAGACCTCTGACGAAACCTATATGGGCCTGACGGACGCGGACTTCACCGCCAATCCGTACCGTCGCTATGCGGCCAGCGCCAACGACCAGATCATTGTGGACCAGTCGCGCTCTACGCTGACCTGGAACGCCGATTTCGACAGCGGACTGCGCATGACCGCGCTGGCCTACCGCACCGAGGTGGATCGCAACTGGTTCAAGGTCGAAGGCGTCAATGCCGGGGCCGGGCGGCGCTCGCTGGGCGCGGTGCTGTCCAACCCGGTTGGCTTCGCCGCCGAGTATGCGGTCCTCACCGGCGCGCCCGGCTTTGTTTCCAACGACAATGCGATCATTTCGCGCAATAATCGCCGCAGCTATTACGCCGAAGGCCTGCAGGGCGAGATTGCCGGGGATGCGGCCTGGCTGGGCGCCCAGCATCGCTGGCGGATCGGCGTGCGCGCCCACCGGGATCAGGAAGACCGCTTCCAGGAGGAGATTTTCTTCCGCATCGACAATTCCGCTCTGGTGCAGACCGGCCAGCAGACGCCGGGTCAGCAGGCCAACCGGATCAGCACGGCCGAAGCGCTGGCGGTGTTCGTGCAGAACGACATCACCCTCAATGACCGCCTGACCCTGACCCCCGGTGTCCGCTTCGAGCGTATCGAGGGCGAGCGCCTCGACTATGCCGGAACTGATCCCACCCGCAGCGGCGCACCCAATGTGCGCACCAGCACGGACGACGTGTTCATCCCCGGCATGGGCGTGCGCTATGACCTCAGCGATGCAGTGACACTGTTTGGCGGTGTGCACCGCGGCTTCTCCCCGGCCGCGCCCGGCTCCTCCAGCGAGGCGGAGACGGCGGTCAACTGGGAGGCCGGCGCGCGCTGGACCAGCGCAGCCGGTTATGCCGAGGCGGTCGGCTTCTACAATGATTACGAGAACCTCCTGGGCACCTGCACGGCGTCCACGGGCGGGGGCTGCACCATTGGCGACCAGTTTGACGGCGGCGAAGTGCGCGTGCGCGGGCTGGAGTTGTCAGCGGGCTCCGATCTGGCGGCGTTCGCCAATCTTGATGGCGTCGCCATCCCGGTGCGGGCAGCCTATACGTTGACCGATGCCGAGTTCGAGACGGCGTTCCGGTCCGCCTTCGGCCCCTGGGGCAATGTTCAGGCGGGCGATGAACTGCCCTACCTGGCCCAGCACCAGTGGTTCGCCTCCATTGGACTTGAGCGCGGCCGCCTGGGTGGCGAGCTGGCGCTGACCTGGGTCGGCGAGCGCCGCACTGTGGCCGGTCAGGGTGCCAACCCCGCAGGGACGGGCCTGGAATCCTTCTCCGTGGCCGATCTGGCGGTGTGGTATGATCTGACCGACGCCCTGCGGGCGCGGGTCCAGGTGCGCAATCTCACCGATGAGGTCTACGCCGCGTCGCGCAGCCCCGCAGGCCTGCGCCC contains:
- a CDS encoding RNA polymerase factor sigma-32, with protein sequence MTTRVAPSRSVDPDRRYLKRAMATPLLEREEELALATAWREEGDEAALHKLTSAYMRLVVAVAAKFRHYGLPFPDLVSEGNIGLMQAAARFEPERGVRFSTYASWWIRSSIQDYVLRNWSIVRTGTTAAQKSLFFNLRRLRALIRDVSSGALTPENRAYVAQALKVGEDDVEQMAARLSAVDRSLNAPFGEDGEGEWQDLLASEAPSPEASVMESRDTAKRSEWLGAAMDRLNAREQLIIRERRLREDSVTLEQLGERLGISKERVRQIEHQALSKLRKALVEQVGDPAEAGLIPTS
- a CDS encoding DMT family transporter; translated protein: MTETPLIALLAALGSAMAHAGMTLFTKQAGDMLVFRAVSMMICAVLLSPLLVLAPFPPWEAWRFLLLGAGIIWAFNMLMISAMTRGQMNLVYPVMRGAAPALAGLFAVIVLGEPLSPLSVTGLALASAALAAFAWPERGGAPKAAALAFALSAAVMTASYTVNDASGVRAAGSTLSYLAWFFVLSATTLTATALVRRGRRFTAQARPELRRAAMSSVFNITTYGLALYAFSIAPVAPIAAVRETSIVFGAVLAALVLKEPFGVRRALLAVVLAGALALLHVG
- a CDS encoding DUF3035 domain-containing protein, which translates into the protein MHIRTALIIAAAAVFGTSACTSGVRQALGADKTVPDEFRTVTIAPLTVPPEFNLRPPRPGELRPEDIFQDQAARRALFGDLSASNATDAEILFAQRAGAADAIPDVRALIDGETAAIVRKPPSIADRILFWRDNDRLESHGRDPVDYEDELTRAAAITGGGQVEITRDRRRVRPKLPGL
- the lspA gene encoding signal peptidase II, with protein sequence MKFMFARRRTFSAPALIGLLTAVAVLAGDQASKAWILYASGLPEAGQILVLPPWFNLTMVWNRGISFGLFAADSLWQRLILVAVSLAVAGFLAVWMMRAERVLQAAAFGLIIGGAIGNVIDRLAYGAVADFLDFSGLYFPFVFNIADAAISIGVAVMLADLLINDRRR
- a CDS encoding bifunctional riboflavin kinase/FAD synthetase, translated to MQIFHGYTGLPGSARGGVAALGNFDGVHLGHQAVMAQAAALAHALKAPPAAAVFSPHPRRIFQPGGEPFALMSDSQRAKSLGEAGAELVHHIPFDRALAAMTPERFVAEVLDNGLGLKGVVTGTDFCFGKDRAGNAKALQALGAARGLTVAIAEPVSTQGQSGKISSSDVRQAVRAGDPARAAGLLGRPFAIEGVVSQGDQRGRTLGFPTANVALGDYVRPAFGVYAVHVDLGGGEAIPGVANIGRRPTVDGTQARLEAHLFDTNADLYGRVISCALIAFLRPEQRFEGLGALKAQIAADCEAARRLLGA
- a CDS encoding MaoC family dehydratase codes for the protein MTGSEGFGINELVIGQTAEISRLVDDDTVRRFAEVSGDFNPLHMDEAYAARSPFRGRIAHGALVASFISCVLGNHLPGPGAVFAGMTMRFERPVRIGDTVVARATVVEIDIKARKVKLACVCEVDGQTCMEADAEVVVRKRRPASA
- a CDS encoding response regulator, producing the protein MAVEMSMPILVVDDYKTMVRIIRNLLKQIGFENVDEASDGAEAFEMMKKRKYGLVISDWNMEPVTGYELLQNVRADEAVKSTPFIMITAESKTENVIAAKKAGVNNYIVKPFNAGTLKAKMAAVIGDF
- a CDS encoding protein phosphatase CheZ, with amino-acid sequence MPAAEVAARVRASLLSVKAADLKDAQLMDVLRLAQQLTDTMQMFFGSLDQSIHAEFNDIAAYIARTRDEIAQLRPNDIKEQRIPVAGAELEAVLGDTERATELIMTEAEAIMLLSQDDPSAYKAEVDAAMTRIIEACSFQDLAGQRVSKVVASLRHIEQRVSRFAATMGVHDAEASEEERAEAERRRQLHLNGPAMGGPETGQDDVDALMGMDQDAIDALFD